The Verrucomicrobiia bacterium DNA window AGACGTGCAATCCGGTTCTGCATCTCGCGTGCCGCCTTGTTGGTAAAAGTGACACAAAGAATGCCTAACGGGTTTTCTTTTTCTTCCTTGAGCAAGTACGCAAAGCGGTGGGTAAGGGCCTTTGTTTTGCCACTCCCCGCGCCAGCCAAAATCAACACCGGGCCTTTGGTGGTGGTGACAGCCTCTTGCTGAGGTGGGTTGAGAGATGAAAGGAGGACCGCGCCTATGTCAGACATGCGTATAGGGAGGAGATAGTCTTATTGGTACAAACGGCCCCGCCACGTTAAGGGGCAAAGGATGGGGCAGGCTCTTGCTGCACAGGTGTAAGGGCAGGCTCAGGAGTAAGAAGGCGGGTCACAAAGAAACCGGCACAGAACGCACCAGCAAGAATAAGGGCCCAAGTGACAAGTGGTCGAAACGCCATATATTCCTAATGATTTGGGAGAAAACGCCTGATACTACTGGCTTCACGATGGAGATACCAAGAGGCACAATACGCAACTACGATACCCCCCAAAATGTCTGTTGGATAGTGCACGCCAGCTGCGATGCGGGAAAGCGCAATGAGCAAGGAAAGGAACAGAAGCCATTTGCCTAACCTATGCATCCCGCTATGCCAAATACTGAAAGCAATGGCAAAGGTTATGAGGGTGTGCCCAGAAGGAAAGCTGGCAGGGTCGACATGGAGCGGGAGGTTTGCCAGCTCGGGATGTGTCACAAATGGCCGCTCTCGGAACAACATAAAGTTAAGCACTGCTTTGAAAGCCAGGCCAAAGACAA harbors:
- a CDS encoding phosphatase PAP2 family protein, producing the protein MDTIHALDWWVVRELALWAGDNVWSSFATVLIAEFLIVIPILTVYILWRRPEPLSHKHGNQKAALMAVLVVVFGLAFKAVLNFMLFRERPFVTHPELANLPLHVDPASFPSGHTLITFAIAFSIWHSGMHRLGKWLLFLSLLIALSRIAAGVHYPTDILGGIVVAYCASWYLHREASSIRRFLPNH